A window from Peromyscus eremicus chromosome 1, PerEre_H2_v1, whole genome shotgun sequence encodes these proteins:
- the Cd151 gene encoding CD151 antigen translates to MGEFNEKKATCGTVCLKYLLFTYNCCFWLAGLAVMAVGIWTLALKSDYISLLASSTYLATAYILVVAGVVVMVTGVLGCCATFKERRNLLRLYFILLLIIFLLEIIAGILAYVYYQQLNTELKENLKDTMIKRYHQSGQEGVTSAVDKLQQEFHCCGSNNSQDWRDSEWIRSGEASNRVVPDSCCKTVVPGCGRRDHASNIYKVEGGCISKLETFIQEHLRVIGAVGLGIACVQVFGMIFTCCLYRSLKLEHY, encoded by the exons ATGGGTGAATTCAATGAGAAGAAGGCAACATGTGGCACAGTCTGCCTCAAGTATCTGCTGTTCACCTACAACTGCTGCTTCTGG CTGGCTGGCCTGGCTGTCATGGCAGTGGGCATTTGGACACTGGCCCTCAAGAGTGACTACATTAGTCTGCTGGCTTCAAGCACTTACCTAGCCACAGCCTACATCTTAGTGGTGGCTGGTGTTGTTGTCATGGTGACCGGAGTCCTGGGCTGCTGTGCCACTTTCAAGGAGCGACGGAATCTGTTACGCTTG TACTTCATCCTGCTCCTCATCATCTTCCTACTGGAGATCATTGCTGGCATCCTGGCCTATGTCTATTACCAGCAG CTGAACACAGAGCTCAAGGAGAATCTGAAGGACACCATGATCAAGAGATATCACCAGTCAGGCCAGGAGGGTGTGACCAGTGCCGTAGACAAGCTGCAGCAAGAG TTCCACTGCTGTGGCAGCAACAACTCTCAAGACTGGCGAGACAGTGAGTGGATCCGCTCTGGTGAGGCAAGCAACCGTGTGGTTCCTGACAGCTGCTGTAAGACTGTGGTACCTGGCTGTGGTCGCCGGGACCATGCCTCCAACATCTATAAAGTGGAG GGTGGCTGTATCAGTAAGCTGGAGACCTTCATTCAGGAGCACCTGCGGGTCATCGGGGCTGTGGGCCTCGGCATCGCCTGTGTGCAG GTCTTCGGCATGATCTTCACCTGCTGCTTGTACAGAAGCCTCAAGTTGGAGCACTACTGA